From one Acidobacteriota bacterium genomic stretch:
- a CDS encoding ABC transporter permease, with protein MGLFAGVTLFKESFKLSLLSLRSHKLRTFLTLLGIIVGVTSVIAVMTIISGLDQTVSSAFSSQGSTAFSVSKRPLVITSREDLIKYNKRRDVTREDAEAIIRLCRNCWRVGMAVNGMGLVKHGENRSEGVSVRGLTLSMFDIENVVIQSGRLWTENEGNAGRNVCVIGTDIIENLFPGRTVDSVVGDEVRVDGIPFSILGVAAPFGKVLGFSRDNFVYVPFQSAQKMFGARDSITVHVQVSDSDVFETAKDEVRTIMRTRRGKSFGDEDDGVSIESQDAFIGIYQNATSGIYFATFGVAVVSLVVGGIVVMNIMLVSVTERTKEIGLRKAVGARQRDVMQQFLIEAVTVTVLGGAIGVVTGYGLAFLLSFLMGFPVLISIKSAVLGVTVSFVVGLISGLYPAWRASQLSPIDAMRNE; from the coding sequence ATGGGGTTGTTTGCGGGCGTCACGCTGTTCAAGGAATCGTTCAAACTCTCGTTGTTGAGTTTGCGGAGCCACAAACTGCGCACGTTTCTGACCCTTCTGGGGATCATCGTCGGCGTCACGTCGGTAATCGCGGTGATGACGATCATCAGTGGTCTCGATCAAACGGTCTCAAGCGCGTTCTCGTCACAAGGTTCGACCGCATTCAGCGTTTCCAAGCGTCCGCTGGTGATCACCTCGCGTGAGGATCTGATCAAATACAACAAACGCCGGGATGTGACCCGCGAGGACGCGGAGGCGATAATTCGCCTGTGCCGCAATTGCTGGCGAGTCGGGATGGCGGTCAACGGGATGGGCCTCGTCAAACACGGCGAAAACCGCTCGGAAGGAGTTTCCGTCAGGGGGTTGACGCTGTCGATGTTCGATATCGAAAACGTCGTCATTCAATCGGGACGCCTCTGGACCGAAAATGAAGGAAATGCCGGGCGCAATGTCTGCGTCATCGGCACCGATATCATTGAAAACCTGTTCCCCGGCCGGACCGTCGATTCGGTCGTCGGTGACGAGGTGCGCGTTGACGGGATTCCCTTTTCGATTCTCGGGGTTGCCGCGCCGTTCGGAAAGGTTCTCGGTTTTTCGCGCGATAATTTTGTTTACGTCCCCTTCCAGTCGGCGCAGAAGATGTTCGGCGCGCGCGATTCGATCACGGTTCACGTCCAGGTCAGCGATTCCGATGTTTTCGAAACAGCCAAAGACGAGGTGCGGACGATAATGCGCACGCGGCGAGGCAAATCGTTCGGCGACGAGGACGACGGCGTATCGATCGAATCGCAGGACGCGTTCATCGGCATTTACCAAAACGCGACTTCGGGAATCTATTTCGCGACGTTCGGCGTGGCGGTCGTTTCGCTGGTCGTCGGCGGAATCGTCGTGATGAACATTATGCTCGTTTCCGTGACCGAAAGAACGAAAGAGATCGGGCTCAGGAAGGCCGTCGGCGCCCGGCAGCGCGATGTGATGCAGCAGTTCCTGATCGAAGCGGTGACGGTCACCGTACTCGGCGGCGCGATCGGAGTGGTGACCGGTTACGGACTGGCTTTTCTGCTGTCGTTCCTGATGGGTTTTCCGGTTCTGATCAGCATCAAGTCGGCCGTCCTCGGCGTGACGGTCTCATTCGTGGTCGGACTCATCAGCGGACTCTATCCGGCCTGGCGAGCGTCGCAACTGAGCCCGATCGACGCAATGCGCAACGAATAA
- a CDS encoding FHA domain-containing protein, which produces MIKCQTCGTENLDGSLYCDECGTGLGTGSSINNNFVQPSYQPPIPEPSFQAASVTSIGVEPIIEQVQPHTGDGGDPNRAEGVHATLTIERGTSVGKEFELSAEESYIGRWDADNGVFPDVDLDAFDPEAKISRRHARIIFRNGSYSIEDLGSTNGTYVNRGRRLIPGNPHVLRTGDEIIVGKTFLRFSANQN; this is translated from the coding sequence ATGATAAAATGCCAAACTTGCGGGACCGAGAATCTTGACGGGTCGCTCTATTGCGACGAATGCGGAACCGGCTTGGGCACGGGGAGCAGCATTAATAATAACTTTGTACAGCCGAGCTACCAGCCGCCGATTCCCGAACCGTCCTTTCAAGCCGCGAGCGTGACCTCGATCGGGGTCGAACCGATCATCGAGCAGGTTCAGCCGCACACAGGCGACGGCGGCGATCCAAACCGCGCCGAGGGTGTCCACGCGACGCTCACGATCGAGCGCGGAACATCGGTCGGCAAGGAGTTTGAGCTTTCGGCAGAGGAATCGTATATAGGCCGCTGGGATGCGGACAACGGAGTTTTTCCGGACGTCGATCTCGATGCGTTCGATCCTGAGGCGAAGATCTCGCGGCGCCACGCGCGGATCATTTTTCGCAACGGAAGTTATTCGATCGAGGACCTCGGCTCGACGAACGGAACGTATGTCAATCGCGGACGCCGTTTGATTCCAGGGAACCCGCACGTGCTCAGGACCGGCGACGAGATAATCGTCGGCAAAACATTCCTGAGGTTCAGTGCAAATCAGAATTGA
- a CDS encoding ABC transporter ATP-binding protein, translated as MISMRNIWKTYQMGTEQLHALRDVSFDVKKGEYLAIIGPSGSGKSTLMNLIGCLDSPSKGQYWINGHQVSEMTDDELAKIRNKEIGFVFQTFNLLARATALHNVELPLIYAGLRSVERHDKAQAALASVELGDRVMHRPNELSGGQRQRVAIARALVNHPSILLADEPTGALDSKTSVEIMALFEKLHEEGNTIILVTHEHDIASRAHRILTIRDGRIESDERVK; from the coding sequence TTGATTTCTATGCGGAACATCTGGAAGACCTACCAGATGGGAACCGAGCAACTGCACGCGCTTCGCGACGTCTCGTTTGACGTCAAGAAGGGCGAGTACCTGGCGATCATCGGCCCGTCGGGTTCCGGAAAATCGACGCTGATGAACCTTATCGGCTGTCTGGACTCGCCTTCGAAAGGCCAATACTGGATCAACGGCCATCAGGTTTCTGAAATGACCGACGATGAACTGGCCAAGATCCGAAACAAGGAGATCGGGTTCGTTTTCCAGACTTTCAACCTGCTCGCGCGGGCGACGGCCCTGCACAATGTCGAGCTGCCGCTGATCTACGCGGGGCTGCGTTCGGTTGAACGCCACGACAAGGCGCAGGCTGCCCTCGCATCGGTCGAACTCGGCGACCGCGTGATGCATCGACCTAACGAACTTTCGGGCGGACAGCGACAGCGCGTCGCGATCGCCCGCGCTCTCGTCAATCATCCGTCAATTCTTCTCGCCGATGAACCGACGGGCGCGCTCGATTCGAAGACCAGCGTCGAGATCATGGCGCTTTTTGAGAAACTCCACGAAGAAGGAAACACGATCATTCTCGTCACCCACGAGCACGACATCGCATCCCGCGCGCACCGCATTCTGACGATCCGCGACGGCCGGATCGAAAGCGACGAGCGTGTAAAATAA
- a CDS encoding ABC transporter permease encodes MFLMTNAFYENMKMAFQTLRANKLRSFLTIFGVIIGVITVMLISSIISGIDMAVKKQVESFGTRSIFLRKFDIKAINTGRRSQEERMRKPLTMDDAEAIKGLSSVDVSVPFLDITNNFFGQKLLVSGGNGKTSSSVRLQGTLPDVERTNTVILQEGRWFTRNESEDKTDVCLIGSSVAEAYFPFGSSIGETLEVGGRVFRVIGVLEKREQLFGGGSGSNDQNNVIYMPIGSALRLKPFADDLFLLTVAKEGQLELAKDQVQDLMRVRRQVPFGEPNNFGMETAAGIIEQFQSITAGVALAMIVISSVGLLIGGIGVMNIMLVSVTERTREIGIRKAIGAKQSDILLQFLIEAATLTGFGGLVGLLIGWSLTFLIALVFPSYVPWWAPPLGFGASVIIGIVFGLFPAWKAARLDPIESLRYE; translated from the coding sequence ATGTTTCTCATGACCAACGCGTTTTACGAAAACATGAAGATGGCCTTCCAGACCTTGCGGGCCAACAAACTGCGATCGTTTCTGACGATTTTCGGCGTGATCATCGGGGTCATCACCGTGATGCTTATCTCGTCGATCATCTCGGGCATCGATATGGCGGTCAAGAAACAGGTCGAATCGTTCGGTACCCGCTCGATCTTTCTTCGCAAATTCGATATCAAGGCGATCAACACCGGCCGGCGTTCGCAGGAAGAACGAATGCGAAAACCGTTGACGATGGACGACGCCGAGGCGATCAAGGGACTTTCTTCGGTCGATGTGTCGGTGCCGTTTCTCGACATAACGAACAACTTCTTCGGTCAAAAACTGCTCGTTTCGGGCGGCAACGGCAAGACCTCGTCGAGTGTGCGCCTGCAGGGAACCCTGCCCGACGTCGAGCGGACGAATACCGTTATTCTGCAGGAAGGGCGCTGGTTCACACGCAACGAATCCGAAGACAAAACGGACGTCTGCCTGATCGGATCATCCGTTGCCGAGGCGTATTTCCCGTTCGGATCCTCGATCGGCGAGACCCTTGAGGTCGGCGGCCGCGTTTTTCGCGTCATCGGCGTTCTCGAGAAGAGGGAGCAGCTATTCGGCGGCGGCAGCGGCAGCAACGATCAGAACAACGTCATTTATATGCCCATCGGATCGGCTCTGCGGCTCAAGCCGTTCGCCGACGACCTCTTCCTTCTGACCGTCGCGAAAGAGGGCCAACTCGAACTCGCCAAGGATCAGGTTCAGGATCTGATGCGTGTCCGGCGCCAGGTTCCGTTCGGCGAGCCGAACAACTTCGGGATGGAGACCGCTGCGGGGATCATCGAGCAGTTTCAGTCGATCACGGCCGGCGTCGCATTGGCGATGATCGTGATCTCATCGGTCGGGCTTTTGATCGGCGGCATCGGAGTGATGAACATTATGCTCGTGTCGGTCACCGAGAGGACGCGCGAGATCGGGATCAGAAAGGCGATCGGCGCCAAACAGTCGGACATCCTGCTCCAGTTCCTGATCGAGGCCGCGACCTTGACGGGTTTCGGCGGGCTCGTCGGACTACTGATCGGATGGAGTTTGACGTTTCTCATCGCTTTGGTCTTCCCGTCATATGTCCCCTGGTGGGCGCCGCCGCTCGGATTTGGCGCGAGCGTCATCATTGGCATCGTCTTCGGCCTTTTCCCGGCCTGGAAAGCCGCCCGCCTCGATCCGATCGAATCGCTCCGCTACGAGTAA
- a CDS encoding ABC transporter permease: MTFDDLKESAVMALATLRGNKLRSSLTILGVTVGVLTVLSMVSIIQGLNKTFAEQIESLGSNTIFISKFSPSFGRPPGQEERQRKELTLDDADAIRNESQSIIGVSPLQRKIATNIRFREKETETPILIGVTPYYEFTHSQYIGYGRFISDTDVRERSNVVILGRDVVKALFENEEPLDKEIKIAGTPFRVIGVMETLGSFFGQSRDNSVFVPITTYQKYYPELNPPETIFVIIVRPRTRAEVASAMDEIRDILRRRRQVPSDQPDNFGLSSQDALLDVYNQLTGATYLVLTAISAVALMIGGIGVMNIMLVSVTERTKEIGIRKAVGATKISILAQFLIEAVILTGIGGIIGLILGELLSFLINAYSPLPAYIPVWAILVGLFVSAGVGIVFGLYPAWKAAKLNPIDALRYE; encoded by the coding sequence ATGACTTTCGATGACCTGAAAGAATCCGCCGTTATGGCCCTTGCGACTTTGCGGGGCAACAAACTGCGTTCGAGCCTGACCATTCTCGGCGTCACGGTCGGCGTCTTGACCGTCCTTTCGATGGTCTCGATCATTCAGGGACTCAACAAGACCTTCGCCGAGCAGATCGAGTCGCTCGGATCGAACACGATCTTCATCTCGAAATTCAGCCCGAGTTTCGGCCGCCCGCCGGGACAGGAAGAGCGGCAGCGCAAAGAGTTGACGCTCGATGACGCCGACGCGATCCGCAACGAGTCACAGTCGATCATCGGAGTCTCGCCCTTGCAGCGCAAGATCGCGACCAACATTCGTTTCCGGGAAAAAGAGACCGAAACACCGATCCTCATCGGTGTCACGCCGTATTATGAATTCACGCATTCGCAATACATCGGTTACGGCCGATTCATCAGCGACACGGACGTCCGCGAACGCTCGAACGTCGTCATCCTCGGACGCGACGTCGTCAAGGCCCTGTTCGAGAACGAGGAACCGCTCGACAAGGAGATCAAGATCGCCGGCACGCCATTTCGGGTAATAGGCGTGATGGAAACTCTCGGTTCGTTCTTCGGCCAATCGCGCGACAATTCGGTCTTTGTTCCGATCACGACCTATCAGAAATACTATCCCGAGTTGAATCCGCCCGAGACGATCTTCGTTATCATCGTCCGCCCGAGAACCCGCGCCGAAGTTGCGAGCGCGATGGACGAGATCCGCGACATCCTGCGCCGCCGAAGACAAGTTCCGTCGGACCAACCCGATAATTTCGGACTTTCGTCACAAGACGCGCTGCTCGACGTTTATAACCAGCTCACCGGCGCGACATACCTTGTTTTGACGGCGATCTCGGCGGTCGCGCTGATGATCGGCGGCATCGGCGTGATGAACATTATGTTGGTTTCGGTGACCGAGCGGACAAAGGAGATCGGGATCCGCAAGGCGGTCGGCGCGACGAAGATCAGCATTCTCGCGCAGTTTCTGATAGAAGCGGTGATCCTGACCGGTATCGGCGGCATCATCGGACTGATCCTCGGCGAACTTCTCAGCTTTCTGATCAACGCATACTCGCCGCTTCCAGCGTACATTCCCGTCTGGGCGATCCTCGTCGGGCTCTTCGTCTCCGCCGGCGTCGGCATCGTCTTCGGACTTTATCCCGCCTGGAAAGCCGCGAAACTCAACCCCATCGACGCGCTGCGGTATGAATAG
- a CDS encoding ABC transporter permease, translating to MNFSETIRLAFAAIWAHKLRSFLTLLGMIIGVTAFMLVLSLLQGFNAYVDEKIAGIGSNSFTIRRFSFDDFKNTDTIAEAQRRNKELTFDELDYIRERSQLIGKIGAKALPNSAELKRGNEILRDVQIEGMEPVIGEIANVDIAFGRFFTEAENTNAVRVAFIGSEIADKLFPNGDVIGQEFTMRGIPYRVIGVQTTKGTVFGQSQDLFVWLPIKTYGANFGGLTRGRGLYFEATAASPKLFNEAVEEVRMLLRVKRKLTGNERDNFGILTPDAIASLRDSILRPIFIVILAVPAIALLVGAIVIMNIMLVAVTERTKEIGIRKSLGARQADILKQFLMEAATLAAIGGVIGLVMAKLLGMIVTAYVLQTVIPWYAAVIAISVSAIVGILAGIFPAWKAARLDPIEALRAD from the coding sequence ATGAATTTTTCGGAAACAATAAGGCTGGCCTTTGCGGCGATATGGGCGCACAAACTGCGGTCGTTCCTGACGTTGCTCGGGATGATCATCGGCGTCACGGCGTTTATGCTGGTTTTGTCGCTTCTGCAGGGTTTCAATGCCTATGTCGACGAGAAGATCGCCGGAATCGGTTCGAACTCATTCACAATTCGCCGTTTTAGCTTCGACGACTTCAAAAACACCGACACCATCGCCGAAGCCCAGCGCCGAAACAAAGAGCTCACGTTTGACGAACTCGATTACATCCGCGAACGTTCGCAGCTCATCGGAAAGATCGGCGCGAAAGCGCTCCCGAATTCAGCCGAACTCAAACGCGGCAACGAAATCTTGCGCGACGTCCAAATCGAGGGAATGGAGCCGGTCATCGGCGAGATCGCCAACGTCGATATCGCGTTCGGCCGTTTCTTTACCGAGGCGGAGAACACGAATGCCGTGCGTGTCGCGTTCATCGGTTCCGAGATCGCCGACAAGCTCTTTCCCAATGGCGACGTCATCGGTCAGGAATTCACGATGCGCGGGATTCCGTATCGGGTGATAGGAGTCCAGACGACGAAAGGAACGGTGTTCGGGCAGTCGCAGGATCTTTTCGTTTGGCTCCCGATCAAAACGTACGGCGCGAACTTCGGTGGGCTGACGCGAGGCCGCGGCCTTTATTTCGAAGCGACCGCCGCTTCGCCGAAACTCTTCAACGAGGCGGTCGAAGAAGTTCGTATGCTCCTGCGGGTCAAACGCAAACTTACGGGCAACGAGCGCGACAATTTCGGGATATTGACGCCGGACGCGATCGCGAGCCTGCGTGATTCGATCCTGCGGCCGATCTTCATCGTCATTCTCGCGGTCCCCGCGATCGCCTTGCTCGTCGGCGCGATCGTGATTATGAACATTATGCTCGTTGCCGTCACCGAGCGAACGAAGGAGATCGGCATCCGCAAAAGCCTCGGCGCGCGGCAGGCTGACATATTGAAGCAGTTTCTGATGGAAGCCGCGACGCTTGCGGCGATCGGCGGAGTCATCGGACTCGTGATGGCCAAACTTCTGGGTATGATCGTAACCGCCTATGTGCTTCAAACGGTGATTCCCTGGTATGCCGCGGTGATCGCGATCAGCGTTTCGGCGATCGTTGGAATTCTTGCGGGCATCTTCCCGGCCTGGAAAGCGGCGCGGCTTGATCCGATCGAAGCGTTGAGGGCAGATTGA
- a CDS encoding dipeptide ABC transporter ATP-binding protein, which translates to MQESSAKTQKHELVRVTDLVKHFPVEDSDDLVRAVDGVSFDILAGETLGLVGESGCGKSTVGRCLLRLHEPTSGEVFFEGKSITHLPHDQMQALRREMQIIFQDPYASLNPRLSIFATVSEPLLIHKIGNKNDRREKVADLLRKVGLDPDYMNRYPHEFSGGQRQRIGIARALALNPKLIIADEPVSALDVSVQAQVVNLLQDLQAEFGLTYLFISHGLAVVEHISNRVAVMYLGKIVEIADAKELYELPLHPYTKALLSAIPIPDPKQKRERIVLEGDVPTPINPPSGCRFRTRCPIATDECARVEPELREISPGHFAACIRTDGY; encoded by the coding sequence ATGCAGGAAAGCTCAGCGAAAACACAAAAACACGAGTTGGTGCGCGTCACCGACCTCGTCAAGCATTTTCCGGTCGAGGATTCCGACGACCTCGTGCGCGCGGTCGACGGTGTTTCGTTCGATATTCTGGCCGGTGAAACACTCGGGCTCGTCGGCGAATCCGGCTGCGGCAAATCGACCGTCGGCCGCTGTCTGCTGCGTTTGCACGAACCGACGAGCGGGGAAGTCTTCTTTGAAGGCAAGAGCATTACGCATTTGCCGCACGACCAGATGCAGGCGCTGCGGCGCGAAATGCAGATCATTTTTCAGGATCCTTACGCGAGTTTGAATCCGCGTCTGTCGATCTTCGCAACGGTCTCCGAACCGCTGTTGATACACAAGATCGGGAACAAGAACGACCGCCGCGAAAAGGTGGCCGATCTTTTGCGCAAGGTCGGGCTTGATCCGGACTATATGAATCGCTATCCGCACGAGTTTTCGGGCGGTCAGCGGCAGCGGATCGGCATTGCGCGGGCGCTCGCGCTCAACCCGAAACTGATCATCGCCGACGAACCCGTCTCGGCCCTCGACGTTTCGGTCCAGGCCCAGGTCGTGAACCTTCTGCAGGATCTTCAAGCCGAGTTCGGGCTTACGTACCTCTTTATTTCGCACGGACTGGCGGTCGTCGAACATATCTCAAACCGGGTCGCAGTGATGTATCTCGGGAAGATCGTCGAGATCGCGGACGCGAAGGAACTGTACGAGCTTCCACTTCATCCCTATACCAAAGCCCTGCTTTCGGCGATCCCGATCCCGGATCCGAAACAGAAACGCGAACGGATCGTCCTCGAAGGCGACGTTCCGACGCCGATCAATCCGCCGTCCGGCTGCCGTTTTCGGACGCGTTGCCCGATCGCGACCGACGAGTGTGCGCGGGTCGAACCCGAATTGCGCGAGATCTCGCCGGGGCATTTCGCCGCCTGCATTCGCACGGACGGCTATTAG
- a CDS encoding efflux RND transporter periplasmic adaptor subunit — protein MAVSRKGKFIIGGSIIALLLIIVVAGVFASRKDTPEVTVVKIEKRKELRSIVTASGEVRPIQFINLTSEVQGRIEEIYVKEGDAVSKGTPLVKLDPTQLNSSTDAQLSALQASQSDVQISRSQIIAAQNQLSQSQQGLTASLASVDTAQQQVSSARQNVVAASTDVEREEVSLTTASRELKRTTDLLESGVASRSEYDAAKDRVDQAQVALRNAQSRLKSAQSAVKEAELRVTEAKARANQQEVAVRDARRSVETANLSAGSSQRRSEQQAAVFRGQRTQRDKTLQVAPIAGVIANIPSKVGEFAVAGLSTTSLLTIADMSSINVEVKVDETEIDKVEEGQKAKIKVDAFGEKELIGEVTQKTPLAVGKSQTTGGLSTNINVQEAKEFKVVIQLKDIPKELQEGLRPGMSATATITTKTAEDLIAIPLQAVIEKKPEASPSPTIQGDVQMPAEKPKTIKGVYVLEGNKAKFVEVTTGITGESDIQILSGLSEGQEVITGPSRILNTLKDDTVVKKQVKKEGENANKS, from the coding sequence ATGGCAGTCAGCCGAAAAGGAAAATTCATCATTGGCGGAAGCATCATCGCACTTTTGCTGATCATTGTCGTTGCCGGCGTTTTCGCTTCGCGAAAGGACACGCCCGAAGTGACGGTCGTGAAGATCGAAAAACGGAAGGAGTTGCGCTCGATCGTTACCGCTTCCGGCGAGGTCCGGCCGATTCAGTTCATCAACTTGACGAGTGAGGTCCAGGGGCGGATCGAAGAGATATATGTCAAGGAAGGCGACGCGGTTTCGAAAGGCACGCCGCTTGTGAAACTCGACCCGACACAGCTCAACTCAAGCACCGACGCGCAGTTGTCGGCTTTGCAGGCTTCACAGAGCGATGTCCAGATCTCGCGTTCCCAGATCATTGCCGCACAAAACCAGCTTTCACAATCGCAGCAGGGACTGACCGCATCGCTGGCGTCGGTCGATACGGCTCAGCAGCAGGTCAGTTCGGCGCGCCAGAACGTGGTCGCGGCCTCGACCGACGTCGAACGTGAAGAGGTCAGTTTGACAACGGCGAGCCGCGAGTTGAAGCGAACGACGGACCTTCTCGAATCGGGCGTGGCGTCACGTTCGGAATATGATGCGGCCAAGGACCGCGTCGACCAGGCCCAGGTTGCGCTGCGGAACGCGCAGTCGCGGCTCAAGTCCGCGCAATCGGCGGTCAAGGAAGCCGAACTTCGGGTGACGGAAGCGAAAGCGCGTGCGAATCAGCAGGAAGTTGCGGTGCGCGATGCGCGGCGAAGCGTCGAAACCGCGAATTTGTCCGCCGGTTCAAGCCAGAGGCGATCAGAACAACAGGCAGCGGTTTTCCGCGGACAGCGAACGCAGCGCGACAAAACGCTGCAGGTCGCGCCGATCGCCGGCGTGATCGCGAACATCCCTTCGAAAGTCGGCGAATTCGCGGTGGCCGGCCTTTCGACGACTTCCCTTCTGACGATCGCCGATATGTCGTCGATCAATGTTGAGGTGAAGGTCGACGAAACCGAGATCGACAAGGTCGAAGAAGGCCAAAAAGCGAAGATCAAGGTCGACGCGTTCGGCGAAAAGGAACTGATCGGCGAAGTGACGCAGAAAACTCCGCTTGCGGTCGGTAAATCGCAAACGACGGGCGGACTTTCAACCAACATCAACGTTCAGGAAGCAAAGGAATTCAAGGTCGTAATCCAACTCAAGGACATCCCGAAAGAACTCCAGGAAGGACTTCGTCCGGGTATGAGCGCGACGGCGACGATCACGACGAAGACGGCCGAAGACCTGATCGCGATTCCGCTTCAGGCGGTCATCGAAAAGAAACCTGAGGCCTCGCCTTCGCCGACGATTCAAGGTGACGTCCAGATGCCGGCCGAAAAGCCGAAGACCATCAAGGGCGTTTATGTCCTCGAAGGAAACAAGGCGAAGTTCGTCGAGGTCACGACGGGCATCACCGGCGAATCGGACATCCAGATCCTCAGCGGACTCAGCGAGGGCCAGGAGGTGATCACCGGTCCGAGCAGGATCCTCAATACATTGAAAGACGATACGGTCGTCAAGAAACAGGTCAAGAAGGAAGGCGAGAACGCGAACAAGTCGTAG
- a CDS encoding YIP1 family protein has protein sequence MEEPTNEWQEPPLPETIKHEEPAQMSEIATLGNVFFDPGSTFDDLKRKPRFIFAMILIALSISAFQISFIEKVGLKKIVTAQFDASSRAQQMPADQKAQQIEMQSSTVAKYITYGVTPVVIVIGMFLGGLLYWGGANAMGGEAGFLKSVSVWTYSSLPPTIVSMAANLIVLFLKPVDDIDLGSSQQGLVSANPTMFLDLKESPVLNSVLSAIDLFAIWGLALAAIGLSRVAKISSGAGWAVVLTISLFFLAIRVGWVAIFG, from the coding sequence ATGGAAGAACCGACCAACGAATGGCAGGAACCGCCGCTGCCCGAAACGATCAAACACGAAGAACCGGCGCAAATGTCCGAGATTGCGACGCTCGGCAACGTTTTTTTCGATCCCGGCTCGACTTTCGATGATCTCAAACGCAAGCCCCGGTTTATTTTCGCGATGATTTTGATTGCCCTGTCGATCAGCGCCTTTCAGATCTCGTTTATCGAAAAGGTCGGACTGAAGAAGATCGTCACCGCGCAGTTTGATGCGAGCAGCCGCGCTCAGCAAATGCCGGCGGATCAAAAGGCGCAGCAAATTGAAATGCAGTCGTCTACGGTCGCCAAGTACATCACTTACGGTGTGACGCCGGTCGTGATAGTCATCGGGATGTTCCTCGGCGGGTTGCTCTACTGGGGCGGCGCCAACGCGATGGGAGGCGAGGCGGGATTTCTCAAGAGCGTTTCCGTGTGGACCTATTCGTCTCTGCCGCCAACGATCGTCTCGATGGCCGCAAACCTCATTGTTTTGTTTCTGAAGCCGGTCGACGACATCGACCTCGGTTCAAGCCAGCAGGGACTCGTCTCGGCAAATCCAACGATGTTCCTTGACTTGAAAGAGTCTCCGGTGCTGAATTCGGTCCTGTCGGCGATCGATCTGTTCGCGATCTGGGGGCTGGCTCTGGCGGCGATCGGACTCAGTCGCGTTGCCAAGATCTCAAGCGGCGCAGGGTGGGCGGTCGTTTTGACGATCTCTTTGTTCTTCCTTGCGATCCGCGTCGGATGGGTCGCGATCTTCGGTTAG